A DNA window from Ensifer sp. WSM1721 contains the following coding sequences:
- a CDS encoding M81 family metallopeptidase yields MRIAVGGIHTECSTYSPVLMTVEDFRVLKGEDLLRAEYFDFLEAEGIEHIPLLHARAVPGGPVSRAAYDVFRAEFLERLEAALPLDGLYLAMHGAIKVDGMDDAEGDWISAARAVVGRDCPLAVSYDLHGNVSQRIIDQIDIFAAYRTAPHIDTRETMVRAWSRLIEALRHGTRPGIAWAPVPVLLPGERTSTEDEPAASLYRALPEIDKRPGILDANLMVGYVWADEPRATACAVVTGSDRTAASKAAEEIAASYWNERKKFSFGPVTGPLEAMLDIAEGATTKPVILADSGDNPTGGGVGDRADVLNALLKRGWQDALIAGIADRPAVEVCFAAGEGETLTLRIGGSLDPSSAPAEVTVKVMRVDDPGSAAERQAVIEAEGIVIVLSARRRPYHNIEDFRRLGLDPATVRLLVVKSGYLSPELAPIANPNLMALTDGVVNQDIEYLASERRRRPVFPFDRDFDFVPKARLSARWT; encoded by the coding sequence ATGCGGATCGCCGTCGGTGGAATCCATACGGAATGCAGCACCTATTCGCCCGTTCTGATGACGGTCGAAGACTTCCGGGTGCTCAAGGGAGAGGACCTCCTGAGGGCGGAATATTTCGATTTCCTCGAGGCGGAAGGGATCGAGCATATTCCGCTCCTGCATGCGCGGGCCGTCCCCGGCGGTCCGGTCTCCCGTGCAGCCTACGATGTCTTCCGGGCGGAGTTCCTCGAACGGCTCGAAGCGGCATTGCCGCTCGACGGGCTCTATCTTGCGATGCACGGGGCGATCAAGGTCGACGGGATGGACGATGCGGAAGGCGACTGGATCTCCGCCGCTCGCGCCGTCGTCGGTCGTGATTGTCCGTTGGCGGTCAGCTACGACCTCCATGGCAATGTCAGCCAACGGATCATCGATCAGATCGATATCTTCGCCGCCTACCGAACTGCGCCGCATATCGACACGCGCGAAACCATGGTGCGGGCCTGGTCGAGGCTGATTGAGGCGTTGCGTCATGGCACGCGCCCCGGCATCGCCTGGGCACCCGTGCCGGTGCTCCTGCCTGGCGAACGTACCTCGACGGAAGACGAGCCGGCCGCAAGCCTTTATCGCGCCCTGCCGGAAATCGACAAACGGCCCGGCATTCTCGATGCCAATCTGATGGTGGGTTACGTCTGGGCCGATGAGCCGCGGGCGACGGCCTGCGCCGTGGTCACCGGCTCGGACAGAACGGCGGCCTCGAAAGCGGCGGAGGAAATCGCTGCAAGTTACTGGAATGAGCGGAAGAAATTTTCCTTCGGACCGGTCACCGGACCGCTCGAGGCAATGCTCGACATTGCTGAAGGCGCAACAACGAAGCCCGTCATTCTGGCCGACTCCGGCGACAATCCAACCGGCGGCGGTGTCGGCGACCGAGCCGATGTGTTGAATGCGCTTCTCAAGCGCGGTTGGCAGGATGCACTGATTGCCGGCATCGCCGATCGACCGGCCGTGGAGGTCTGCTTCGCCGCCGGCGAGGGCGAGACGCTGACGTTACGGATCGGCGGCAGTCTCGACCCGTCGAGTGCTCCCGCAGAGGTGACGGTGAAGGTCATGCGCGTTGATGATCCGGGATCTGCCGCTGAGCGTCAGGCGGTGATCGAGGCGGAAGGCATCGTGATCGTTCTGTCGGCGCGGCGCCGTCCCTATCACAATATCGAGGACTTCCGTCGACTCGGCCTCGATCCCGCGACCGTGCGTTTGCTAGTCGTCAAATCCGGCTATCTTTCGCCGGAACTCGCGCCGATCGCCAATCCCAACCTGATGGCGTTGACCGATGGCGTCGTCAATCAGGACATAGAATACCTCGCGAGCGAGCGCCGGCGGCGGCCGGTCTTTCCCTTCGATCGGGATTTCGATTTCGTGCCGAAGGCGCGTCTATCGGCGCGGTGGACGTAG
- a CDS encoding beta-N-acetylhexosaminidase: MQPVFYRLESAWQPEGGPNGCFTFSLFNLSDQPLSGFRLAYTSLTRVVDPTACDNATFLRRNANFHEFAPPEGLVLAPGESWTFTVSGLNRQAKHCTDGAKSAYLTLAVGRHVPVAVSDLRLEGATSEPPPARLPEGHVGLPFALQPWPAKIDAVAGEGLPAVLFPAANSSTEDIRAISDVLALFHRLFPAGHAPFSLAPSGQGQPIVFAKRGDLGVEAYRLAFSGREIRLEYGAAAGRQYGLTTLAQLIDGARNHATKFRFPAAGTIVDQPRYGWRGCHLDVSRQFYPTTDIMRLIDILAWFKLNIFHWHLTDDEAWRLEIKAYPTLTTLGVLRGPDEPMLPQLGNGADPVGGFYSQEEVKAIVAHAAALRVEVVPEIDIPGHSTAALVALPDLADGQEAPESYHSVQGYPNNALNPAVPFTYEFLEKVFDEMVELFPSQYIHVGGDEVADGSWMASPLARKLMEEEGISVTFALQSYFLKKVKQMLTARGRKLVGWNEVAHGGGVGTDGTLLMAWENPKVGIELAREGYDVVMTPGQAYYLDMAQAEAWQEPGASWAGTATPAHTYAYEAQGEFPEELRSRMKGVQACIWSEHFLSRGYFNRLVFPRLPAIAEAAWTPKEQKDWLRFAAIAPLSPML; the protein is encoded by the coding sequence ATGCAGCCGGTTTTTTATCGCCTCGAATCTGCCTGGCAACCGGAGGGCGGCCCCAACGGATGCTTCACCTTCAGTCTCTTCAATCTTTCGGATCAGCCGCTCAGCGGCTTCCGTCTAGCCTACACGTCGCTCACCCGCGTGGTGGATCCAACCGCCTGCGATAACGCAACCTTCCTGCGCCGCAACGCCAATTTCCATGAGTTCGCGCCGCCTGAGGGGTTGGTTCTTGCGCCCGGGGAAAGCTGGACCTTCACCGTCAGCGGCCTCAACCGGCAGGCGAAACATTGCACCGACGGGGCGAAATCGGCCTATCTGACGCTTGCCGTTGGGCGGCACGTGCCGGTGGCCGTGTCCGACCTGCGTTTGGAAGGAGCTACGAGCGAGCCGCCGCCGGCGCGCTTGCCAGAGGGCCACGTTGGCCTGCCTTTCGCGCTGCAGCCCTGGCCGGCGAAGATCGATGCGGTGGCCGGAGAAGGACTTCCGGCCGTTCTCTTTCCGGCCGCGAACAGCAGCACAGAAGACATCAGGGCGATCTCCGATGTGCTGGCGCTTTTCCATAGGCTCTTCCCGGCCGGCCACGCTCCGTTCAGCCTTGCGCCGTCCGGGCAGGGCCAACCGATCGTCTTCGCGAAGAGGGGTGACCTTGGCGTCGAAGCCTACAGGCTTGCCTTCTCAGGTCGGGAAATCCGGCTCGAATACGGTGCAGCCGCCGGACGGCAATATGGTCTGACGACGCTCGCGCAGCTTATCGACGGCGCCCGCAATCATGCGACCAAATTCCGCTTTCCCGCCGCGGGCACGATTGTCGATCAACCCCGCTACGGCTGGCGCGGCTGCCATCTGGATGTCTCGCGGCAATTCTATCCGACGACCGACATCATGCGTCTCATCGACATTCTTGCCTGGTTCAAGCTCAATATTTTCCATTGGCATCTCACCGACGACGAGGCCTGGCGATTGGAGATCAAGGCCTACCCGACCTTGACGACGCTCGGCGTGCTGCGCGGTCCGGACGAGCCGATGCTGCCGCAACTCGGCAACGGCGCCGACCCGGTCGGCGGTTTCTACAGCCAGGAAGAGGTCAAGGCGATCGTCGCCCATGCGGCGGCGCTCCGCGTCGAAGTCGTTCCGGAGATCGACATTCCCGGTCACAGCACGGCCGCGCTCGTCGCGCTTCCCGACCTTGCCGACGGGCAGGAGGCGCCGGAGAGTTATCATTCGGTCCAGGGTTATCCCAACAACGCCCTCAACCCGGCCGTGCCGTTCACCTACGAATTCCTGGAAAAGGTCTTCGACGAGATGGTCGAGCTCTTCCCGAGTCAGTACATCCACGTCGGCGGCGACGAAGTGGCCGATGGTTCATGGATGGCGTCACCGCTTGCGCGCAAGCTGATGGAAGAGGAGGGGATTTCCGTCACCTTCGCGCTGCAGTCCTACTTCCTGAAGAAGGTGAAACAGATGCTGACGGCGCGCGGCCGCAAGCTCGTCGGCTGGAACGAGGTCGCGCACGGCGGCGGCGTCGGAACCGACGGCACGCTCTTAATGGCCTGGGAGAATCCCAAGGTCGGGATCGAGCTGGCGCGGGAAGGTTACGACGTCGTGATGACACCCGGCCAAGCCTATTATCTCGACATGGCCCAGGCGGAGGCTTGGCAGGAGCCCGGTGCGAGCTGGGCCGGCACGGCAACGCCGGCGCATACCTATGCTTACGAGGCACAAGGCGAGTTCCCGGAAGAGCTGAGGAGCCGCATGAAGGGCGTGCAGGCCTGCATCTGGTCGGAGCATTTCCTGTCGCGCGGCTACTTCAATCGCCTCGTATTTCCGCGCTTGCCGGCGATCGCGGAAGCCGCCTGGACGCCGAAGGAGCAGAAGGACTGGCTGCGCTTCGCCGCTATCGCGCCCTTGAGCCCTATGCTGTGA
- a CDS encoding SDR family oxidoreductase has product MPKSVAIVTGAAGDIGRAITRRLADGHDVVLLADIDGDAAERAAHDLGAEEHFVAVSCDVTDAPSVAAMAAKARSLGTVRTLVNNAGAARAVSLHDTTQAIWRMDNALNLEAAFLCFRAVEEMLKESQGSVVNVASVNGMNVFGHPAYSAAKAGLLHLTRLIAVEYGKFGIRANAVAPGTVRTKAWEARAAANPQVLEEAKRWYPLERIVDPDDVAEAVRFLASPLAKAISGVCLPVDCGLTAGQAEVARTFSQSNHY; this is encoded by the coding sequence ATGCCGAAATCCGTCGCGATCGTCACCGGAGCAGCCGGCGATATCGGCCGCGCGATCACCAGGCGGCTCGCTGACGGACATGACGTGGTGCTGCTCGCCGATATCGACGGCGATGCTGCCGAGAGAGCGGCGCACGATCTCGGCGCCGAGGAGCATTTCGTCGCCGTCTCCTGTGACGTGACGGATGCCCCAAGCGTGGCGGCGATGGCAGCCAAAGCCAGGTCGCTCGGCACGGTGCGCACGCTCGTCAACAATGCCGGCGCGGCGCGTGCAGTCAGCCTGCATGACACCACGCAGGCGATCTGGCGCATGGACAACGCCCTCAATCTCGAAGCCGCCTTCCTTTGCTTCCGCGCGGTCGAGGAGATGCTGAAGGAGAGCCAAGGCTCGGTCGTCAACGTCGCTTCGGTCAACGGCATGAACGTGTTTGGCCATCCGGCCTACAGCGCCGCCAAGGCGGGCCTTCTGCACCTGACGCGGCTGATCGCCGTCGAATACGGCAAGTTCGGCATCCGCGCGAATGCGGTCGCACCGGGCACGGTGCGCACGAAAGCCTGGGAGGCGCGTGCGGCGGCCAATCCGCAAGTCTTGGAAGAGGCGAAGCGCTGGTATCCGCTTGAGCGCATCGTCGATCCCGATGATGTCGCTGAGGCCGTTCGCTTCCTTGCGAGCCCCTTGGCGAAAGCCATCTCCGGCGTCTGCCTGCCGGTCGACTGCGGCCTCACCGCTGGCCAAGCCGAGGTAGCGCGTACGTTCTCGCAATCCAACCACTACTGA
- a CDS encoding MurR/RpiR family transcriptional regulator — protein sequence MDIFATLQEEKGRLSQSENRIADILLNDFEFAVNASIIELAGKADVSPPTVTRFCRRLGCESFSDFKVQLARTPYIGMRYLKPEPKSQEPADVAQDIITKAQNALFLLHRSLDLAAIEQAADRLAKAEMIYAFGSGGNSSMIAGELQNRLFRLGLRITSSSDHSMQLMMAAAARPADVIVGSSFSGRNTELVRAFTLARDAKVPTIALTQSGSPVAEAADIAVPIDLPEGHNIYRPTSTRIAYVALLDIVASLVAYRVQPQATATLRRIKQQLVVHRDGDDRQLLGD from the coding sequence ATGGACATTTTCGCGACACTGCAGGAGGAAAAGGGGCGGCTCTCCCAGTCGGAAAACCGCATTGCCGACATCCTGCTCAATGATTTCGAGTTCGCCGTGAACGCGTCGATCATCGAGCTCGCGGGCAAGGCCGATGTTTCGCCGCCGACGGTCACGCGCTTTTGCCGGCGGCTCGGCTGCGAAAGCTTTTCCGACTTCAAGGTGCAACTGGCGCGCACCCCCTATATCGGCATGCGCTATCTGAAGCCGGAGCCGAAGAGCCAGGAGCCGGCCGATGTGGCGCAGGACATCATCACCAAGGCACAGAATGCGCTATTCCTGCTGCACCGCTCGCTCGATCTCGCCGCGATAGAGCAAGCCGCCGATCGGCTGGCTAAGGCGGAAATGATCTATGCCTTCGGCTCGGGCGGCAATTCCTCGATGATCGCCGGCGAATTGCAGAACCGCCTGTTCCGTCTGGGGCTGCGCATCACCTCGAGCTCCGACCACAGCATGCAATTGATGATGGCGGCGGCGGCGCGCCCCGCCGATGTCATCGTCGGCTCGTCCTTTTCGGGGCGCAATACGGAGCTGGTGCGTGCCTTCACACTCGCGCGCGACGCCAAGGTTCCGACGATCGCACTTACCCAGAGCGGCAGTCCGGTTGCTGAAGCCGCGGATATCGCCGTCCCGATCGACCTGCCGGAAGGGCACAACATCTATCGTCCGACCTCCACCCGCATCGCCTATGTCGCGCTGCTCGATATCGTCGCGAGCCTCGTCGCCTACCGCGTTCAGCCGCAGGCCACGGCGACGCTCAGGCGCATCAAGCAGCAACTCGTCGTGCACAGGGATGGAGACGACCGCCAACTTCTCGGAGATTAA
- a CDS encoding RidA family protein, with translation MSIKHYGGEQAGAGGSSLPFARAVEADGWLYVSGQVAMENGEIIDGNIVAQAHKAIGSLLTILNEEDYGAEHEIDCVAYKPKDA, from the coding sequence GTGTCGATCAAGCACTATGGCGGCGAACAGGCCGGTGCGGGAGGAAGTTCACTGCCTTTCGCGCGCGCCGTCGAGGCGGACGGCTGGCTCTACGTCTCGGGCCAAGTCGCTATGGAGAATGGCGAAATCATCGACGGCAACATCGTCGCGCAGGCGCATAAGGCGATCGGCAGTCTGCTCACTATTTTGAATGAGGAAGATTACGGTGCCGAGCACGAGATCGATTGCGTCGCCTATAAGCCGAAGGACGCCTGA
- a CDS encoding M81 family metallopeptidase, whose protein sequence is MRIFTAALATETNTFSPICIDRRAFEASLYALPGEHPETPTLCTAPITVGRRIAAEKGWQLIEGTAAWADPAGLVNRQTYEDLRDEIIAQLRAALPVNAVVLGLHGAMVADGYEDTEGDLLQRVREIVGPDVLVCAELDPHSHLTEKRVAAADFFVFFKEFPHTDFVDRAEDLWRIAVDTLEGRVAPVMSIFDCRMIDVFPTSREPMRSFVDKLMRIERDDADVLSLSVVHGFMAGDVPEMGTKMLAVTNGNSAKGDALARELGLELFAGRGTYRMPEIDERQAVTQAMAAPAGPVVIADMWDNPGGGTAGDATVVLEELLANNVTDAAIGTIWDPMAVRICMAAGEGAEIPLRFGAKSAPGTGRPIDGIVKVVKLERNAEMRFGESFAPFGDATHIEFRGIDIILNSTRAQSFDPSLFSVMGIDPTSKKILVIKSTNHFFASFSKIAAEIIYCSAGTPYPNDPAKTPYRRAKRDIWPMVADPHGPERGAA, encoded by the coding sequence TTGCGCATCTTCACAGCGGCGCTCGCGACCGAGACGAATACCTTCTCACCGATCTGCATCGACCGGCGCGCCTTCGAAGCATCGCTTTACGCCCTGCCCGGCGAGCATCCGGAAACGCCGACGCTTTGCACCGCGCCGATCACCGTCGGCCGGCGCATAGCGGCGGAGAAGGGTTGGCAATTGATCGAGGGTACGGCCGCCTGGGCGGACCCGGCGGGGCTCGTCAACCGGCAGACCTACGAGGATCTGCGCGACGAGATCATCGCCCAACTGCGCGCCGCCCTGCCCGTCAATGCCGTCGTTCTCGGCCTGCACGGCGCGATGGTCGCCGACGGCTATGAGGATACCGAGGGCGACCTGCTTCAGCGCGTGCGCGAAATCGTCGGGCCGGACGTGCTCGTCTGCGCCGAACTCGATCCGCATAGCCACCTCACGGAGAAGCGGGTCGCGGCCGCCGACTTCTTCGTCTTCTTCAAGGAGTTTCCCCACACGGACTTCGTCGACCGTGCCGAAGACCTCTGGCGGATCGCCGTCGATACGCTCGAAGGGCGCGTCGCCCCGGTCATGTCGATCTTCGACTGCCGCATGATCGACGTGTTCCCCACTTCGCGCGAGCCGATGCGTAGCTTCGTCGACAAGCTCATGCGGATCGAGCGGGACGATGCCGATGTGCTGTCGCTATCGGTCGTGCATGGCTTCATGGCCGGCGATGTACCCGAAATGGGCACCAAGATGCTGGCCGTGACCAACGGCAATAGCGCAAAGGGCGACGCGCTTGCCCGGGAACTCGGGCTCGAGCTTTTCGCCGGTCGCGGCACCTATCGCATGCCGGAAATCGACGAGCGTCAGGCCGTGACGCAAGCGATGGCCGCGCCGGCCGGCCCGGTGGTGATCGCCGACATGTGGGACAATCCCGGCGGCGGTACGGCGGGCGACGCCACTGTCGTGCTGGAAGAACTGCTCGCGAACAACGTCACCGATGCGGCGATCGGCACCATCTGGGACCCGATGGCCGTGCGGATCTGCATGGCCGCCGGAGAGGGCGCCGAGATCCCCCTGCGCTTTGGCGCGAAATCGGCACCTGGCACGGGCAGGCCAATCGATGGCATCGTCAAGGTCGTCAAGCTCGAGCGCAACGCCGAGATGCGCTTTGGAGAGAGCTTCGCTCCTTTCGGCGATGCCACGCATATCGAATTTCGCGGCATCGACATCATCCTGAACTCGACACGCGCGCAGAGCTTCGACCCGAGCCTTTTCTCGGTCATGGGGATCGATCCGACGTCGAAGAAGATCCTTGTGATCAAATCCACGAACCACTTCTTCGCCTCGTTCTCGAAAATCGCCGCCGAGATCATCTATTGTTCGGCGGGAACCCCCTACCCCAACGACCCGGCGAAGACGCCCTACCGGCGTGCAAAACGCGACATCTGGCCGATGGTCGCCGACCCGCATGGGCCGGAACGGGGAGCCGCCTGA
- a CDS encoding GNAT family N-acetyltransferase — protein sequence MGTMIRLLGADDVDSFRRIRLEALRTEPASFASSAEDWENFSDDEWRRRLLGDPVFVAFEDDVPIGIMGLMRQRASKMAHRATLIMVYVRRETRGTGLAKRLLEAVTEYARGMGIRQLELAASAENSTAIRFYEREGFTHIGRVPGGCLRNGREIDDLLMAKRIVD from the coding sequence GTGGGAACGATGATCAGGCTGCTCGGCGCCGACGATGTCGACTCCTTCCGGCGTATTCGGCTCGAAGCGTTGCGCACGGAGCCCGCTTCCTTTGCGAGCAGCGCCGAAGATTGGGAAAATTTCTCGGACGATGAGTGGCGTCGCCGATTGCTCGGCGATCCGGTCTTCGTTGCCTTTGAGGACGATGTCCCAATCGGGATCATGGGGCTGATGCGCCAGCGGGCCAGCAAGATGGCGCATCGCGCAACGCTGATCATGGTCTATGTGCGGCGGGAAACGCGCGGGACCGGCCTAGCAAAGCGACTTTTGGAGGCCGTTACGGAATATGCACGAGGCATGGGTATTCGCCAACTGGAGCTCGCAGCCAGCGCGGAGAACTCCACAGCGATCCGGTTCTACGAGCGAGAGGGCTTCACCCACATCGGCCGCGTTCCGGGCGGCTGCCTCCGTAACGGCCGCGAAATCGACGACTTACTCATGGCGAAACGCATCGTCGACTGA
- a CDS encoding ABC transporter ATP-binding protein: MGQLKLNKVQKFYGTFEVLKSVELEVRNGEFVVFVGPSGCGKSTLLRMIAGLDETTAGDIVIDGKRVNDLPPVKRGIAMVFQSYALYPHMTVFENIAFPLRVEKMPEEKLKAKVEHAARILHLDQRLQQKPGMLSGGQRQRVAIGRAIVREPKIFLFDEPLSNLDAALRADMRIELAKLHRQLKATMIYVTHDQVEAMTMADRIVVLNAGEIAQTGAPLELYHKPANMFVAGFIGHPKMNFLPVTCTGASDAGVEIDYRGQTALVPVVPRGGMVGRTLTLGVRPEHIQTGAADLTLTVTPSVIERLGAHTVAYASLGGEGENYCAMLPGNISIRADEQVRTGIRAADCHLFDENGIAFERRVEMTDIDMSLFDPAVA, translated from the coding sequence TTGGGACAGCTCAAACTCAATAAGGTTCAGAAGTTCTACGGCACGTTCGAGGTGCTGAAGAGCGTCGAGCTCGAAGTCAGGAACGGCGAATTCGTGGTCTTCGTCGGCCCTTCCGGCTGCGGCAAGTCCACCCTGCTCAGAATGATCGCGGGCCTTGACGAGACGACGGCGGGCGACATCGTCATCGACGGCAAGCGGGTGAACGACCTGCCACCAGTCAAGCGCGGCATCGCCATGGTCTTCCAGTCCTATGCGCTTTATCCGCATATGACCGTGTTCGAGAACATCGCCTTTCCGCTGCGCGTCGAGAAGATGCCGGAGGAGAAGCTCAAGGCCAAGGTCGAGCATGCCGCGCGCATCCTTCATCTCGATCAGCGCTTGCAGCAGAAGCCGGGCATGCTTTCCGGCGGCCAGCGGCAGCGCGTGGCGATCGGCCGGGCGATCGTGCGCGAGCCGAAGATATTCCTCTTCGACGAGCCGCTCTCGAACCTCGACGCGGCGCTGCGCGCCGACATGCGCATCGAGCTTGCGAAACTGCATCGGCAATTGAAGGCGACGATGATCTACGTCACGCACGACCAGGTCGAGGCGATGACGATGGCGGACCGGATCGTCGTGCTGAATGCCGGAGAGATCGCACAGACCGGTGCGCCGCTCGAGCTTTACCATAAGCCGGCCAATATGTTCGTCGCCGGCTTCATCGGCCATCCGAAGATGAACTTCCTGCCGGTGACCTGCACGGGTGCGAGCGACGCGGGCGTCGAGATCGACTATCGGGGCCAGACCGCCCTTGTTCCGGTCGTGCCTCGTGGCGGCATGGTCGGTCGCACGCTGACCCTCGGCGTCCGGCCGGAACATATCCAGACCGGAGCGGCGGACCTGACGCTCACGGTCACGCCTTCGGTGATCGAGCGCCTCGGCGCGCACACTGTCGCCTATGCCTCGCTTGGCGGGGAAGGCGAGAACTATTGCGCCATGCTGCCGGGAAACATCTCCATCCGGGCGGACGAACAGGTCAGGACCGGCATCCGCGCCGCCGATTGCCACCTCTTCGACGAGAACGGCATCGCCTTCGAGCGCCGGGTGGAGATGACGGACATCGACATGAGCCTGTTCGATCCGGCAGTGGCTTGA
- a CDS encoding ABC transporter substrate-binding protein has product MRKHASLIAGTFALLATTALPALADTEITFLACGDKMQPAHAEFIKKWEEANPGYKIAAEVVGWGQCQDKVTTLAASGTPVALAYVGSRTLKEFAQNELIVPIPFTDEEKASYYPYIMDTVTTDGKQWGVPVAFSTKSLFWNKELFKQAGLDPEKPPKTWAEELEYAKTIKERTGIAGFGVVAKTFDNTMHQFLHWVYTNNGSVIDADGNITLDSKENLEALTALKDIVPYAEEGPTSYEQNEVRAIFLDGKLGMIHASVGAVNRLKETKIDWGVAPLPLGPSAKGPGTLLITDSLAVFSGTGVEEKAIEFAKFLTNPENQPIYEAQEGLTPLRPGKAVDEMVAANPYWKPFIDGISFGGPEPLFTDYKGLQNTMIEMVQSVVTGKAEPADALKKAAGELEQYK; this is encoded by the coding sequence ATGAGAAAGCATGCCTCATTGATTGCCGGGACTTTCGCGCTTCTCGCCACCACGGCGCTGCCGGCGCTGGCCGATACCGAGATCACCTTTCTCGCCTGCGGCGACAAGATGCAGCCGGCACACGCCGAGTTCATCAAGAAATGGGAGGAGGCCAATCCCGGCTATAAGATTGCCGCGGAAGTGGTCGGCTGGGGCCAGTGCCAGGACAAGGTGACGACGCTTGCTGCCTCCGGCACGCCCGTGGCGCTCGCCTATGTCGGCTCGCGCACGCTCAAGGAATTCGCACAGAATGAGCTTATCGTCCCGATCCCGTTTACGGACGAAGAGAAGGCCTCCTATTACCCCTACATCATGGACACGGTGACGACCGACGGCAAGCAATGGGGCGTTCCGGTCGCCTTCTCCACCAAGTCGCTCTTCTGGAATAAGGAACTGTTTAAGCAGGCCGGCCTTGATCCGGAGAAGCCGCCGAAGACCTGGGCGGAAGAGCTCGAATACGCCAAGACGATCAAGGAGAGGACAGGCATCGCCGGATTTGGCGTTGTAGCCAAGACCTTCGACAACACCATGCACCAGTTCCTGCACTGGGTTTACACCAATAACGGCTCGGTGATCGACGCCGACGGCAATATCACGCTCGACAGCAAGGAGAACCTCGAAGCACTGACGGCGCTGAAGGACATCGTCCCCTATGCCGAAGAAGGCCCGACCTCCTATGAGCAGAACGAGGTGCGCGCGATCTTCCTCGACGGCAAGCTCGGCATGATCCATGCATCCGTCGGCGCGGTGAACCGTTTGAAGGAAACGAAGATCGACTGGGGCGTAGCGCCGTTGCCGCTCGGGCCGAGCGCCAAGGGTCCGGGCACGCTCTTGATCACCGACAGCCTTGCAGTCTTCAGCGGCACGGGCGTCGAGGAAAAGGCGATCGAGTTCGCCAAGTTCCTGACCAATCCCGAAAACCAGCCGATCTATGAAGCGCAGGAAGGCCTGACGCCGCTGCGTCCGGGCAAGGCCGTGGACGAGATGGTCGCCGCCAATCCCTACTGGAAGCCGTTCATCGATGGCATCTCCTTCGGCGGGCCGGAGCCGCTCTTTACCGACTACAAGGGCTTGCAGAACACGATGATCGAAATGGTCCAGTCGGTCGTCACCGGCAAGGCGGAGCCCGCCGATGCGCTGAAGAAGGCGGCCGGCGAGCTCGAACAGTACAAATAA
- a CDS encoding carbohydrate ABC transporter permease, whose product MSQPAMINRYRWYELVGIYAGIFVFLAFILAPFVEGFLVSLKPLGLLFSSPYRFWPENGSFEAYRTMWVSVPGFARYIFNSFFISTIVTAVVLVLVVPSAYAFARFNFRGSGALLAAFLAVNMFSGAVLLIPLFRLMRSFGVLNTYFAMIVPGVAFLIPSGIWLLRTYMMRIPRELDEAAFVDGASHFYTLRRVILPIAMPGITVVAITTFIGSYAQQFIFALTFNSKSEYMPLPIGLYAYFGRQEVVWNELMAASFVGIAPAVVLIFLMQRYLVAGLTAGAVKQ is encoded by the coding sequence ATGAGCCAGCCGGCCATGATCAACCGCTATCGCTGGTACGAACTCGTCGGCATCTACGCGGGCATCTTTGTCTTCCTGGCCTTCATTCTCGCGCCGTTCGTCGAAGGCTTCCTGGTGTCGCTGAAGCCGCTCGGGCTTCTGTTTTCCTCGCCTTACCGCTTCTGGCCCGAGAACGGTTCCTTCGAGGCCTATCGTACGATGTGGGTGAGCGTGCCGGGTTTCGCACGCTACATCTTCAATTCCTTCTTCATCTCCACCATCGTCACGGCGGTCGTCCTCGTGCTCGTGGTGCCGTCTGCCTACGCCTTTGCCCGTTTCAACTTCCGCGGCAGCGGTGCGCTGCTTGCGGCTTTCCTTGCAGTCAACATGTTTTCAGGCGCGGTGCTGCTCATCCCGCTCTTCAGGCTGATGCGCAGTTTCGGCGTACTCAACACCTATTTCGCGATGATCGTGCCGGGCGTCGCCTTCCTCATCCCGTCGGGCATCTGGCTGCTGCGCACCTACATGATGCGCATTCCGCGCGAGCTCGACGAGGCGGCCTTCGTCGACGGCGCAAGCCATTTCTACACGCTTCGCCGTGTCATCCTGCCGATCGCCATGCCCGGCATCACGGTGGTCGCGATAACCACCTTTATCGGCTCCTATGCCCAGCAATTCATCTTTGCGCTGACCTTCAACTCGAAATCCGAATACATGCCCCTGCCGATCGGCCTCTATGCCTATTTCGGCCGGCAGGAAGTGGTCTGGAACGAGCTCATGGCGGCAAGTTTCGTCGGCATCGCGCCGGCCGTCGTCCTCATCTTCCTGATGCAACGCTATCTCGTCGCGGGCCTGACCGCCGGCGCCGTGAAACAGTAA